From Streptomonospora salina, the proteins below share one genomic window:
- the smpB gene encoding SsrA-binding protein SmpB, with the protein MPKEKGRKLIAQNRRARYDYHIDDTYEAGIVLTGTEVKSLRAGRASLIDGFAQVKDGEIWLENVHIPEYAQGTWTNHSAKRRRKLLLHREEIARLIGKTQESGRTLVPLSLYFSEGKAKVEIALARGKRTYDKRRDIAEREAKRDMERALRRRR; encoded by the coding sequence GTGCCGAAGGAAAAGGGGCGCAAGCTCATCGCGCAGAACCGGCGCGCCCGGTACGACTACCATATCGACGACACCTACGAAGCCGGCATCGTGCTGACCGGCACCGAGGTGAAGTCGCTGCGCGCCGGACGGGCCTCCTTGATCGACGGGTTCGCCCAAGTCAAGGACGGCGAAATCTGGCTGGAGAACGTCCACATCCCCGAATACGCGCAGGGGACCTGGACCAACCACTCCGCCAAGAGACGGCGTAAGCTGCTGTTGCACCGCGAGGAGATCGCCCGGCTCATCGGCAAGACCCAGGAGTCCGGGCGCACCCTGGTTCCGCTGTCGCTGTACTTCAGCGAGGGCAAGGCCAAGGTCGAGATCGCCCTCGCGCGTGGTAAGCGCACGTACGACAAGCGTCGCGACATCGCCGAACGCGAGGCCAAGCGCGACATGGAGCGCGCTCTGCGGCGTCGGCGCTGA
- the ftsX gene encoding permease-like cell division protein FtsX — MRAQFVLSEIWIGLRRNLTMTVAVITTVAISLALFGGGLLINQQVSQMRQYWNERVTLTIYMCTEISNSTTCEENGPATDQQRQDIQSDLESMDQVQSVEYVSAEQAFKDFQDRFANNQAMIDAVRKGDLPDNFRVQLADPSKYQAVANDMQGREGIDTIYDDQQVLEQFFGLLDGLTTAALTVSFVQLAAAALLIGNTVRLAAYNRRKETGIMRLVGASNFYIQLPFLLEGAIAGLIGGIIASGFIVAARFLLLTRIQEWFQFDVTLSTGSLLSVIGVSIILGVLLCTVASFLTLRRYLRV, encoded by the coding sequence ATGCGTGCACAATTCGTACTTTCCGAGATCTGGATCGGTCTGCGTCGCAACCTGACCATGACCGTGGCGGTCATCACCACGGTGGCCATCTCCCTCGCCCTGTTCGGCGGCGGCCTGCTGATCAACCAGCAGGTTTCGCAGATGCGCCAGTACTGGAACGAGCGGGTGACCCTGACCATCTACATGTGCACGGAGATCTCCAACTCCACCACATGTGAGGAGAACGGTCCGGCCACCGATCAGCAGCGCCAGGACATCCAGAGCGACCTGGAGTCGATGGACCAGGTCCAAAGCGTCGAGTACGTCAGCGCTGAGCAGGCCTTCAAGGACTTCCAGGACCGCTTCGCCAACAACCAGGCGATGATCGACGCGGTCCGCAAGGGCGATCTGCCCGACAACTTCCGGGTGCAGCTGGCCGATCCCAGCAAGTACCAGGCCGTGGCCAACGACATGCAGGGCCGCGAGGGCATCGACACGATCTACGACGATCAGCAGGTGCTGGAACAGTTCTTCGGCCTGCTCGACGGCCTCACCACCGCGGCGCTGACCGTCTCCTTCGTGCAGTTGGCCGCAGCGGCGCTGCTGATCGGCAACACCGTGCGATTGGCGGCTTACAATAGGCGCAAGGAGACCGGCATCATGCGGCTGGTCGGCGCGTCCAACTTCTACATCCAGCTCCCCTTCCTGCTCGAAGGCGCCATCGCCGGCCTGATCGGCGGCATCATCGCCTCCGGGTTCATCGTCGCCGCGCGGTTCCTGCTGCTTACCCGCATCCAGGAGTGGTTCCAGTTCGACGTCACGCTTTCGACCGGGTCCCTGCTGTCGGTTATCGGCGTGTCGATCATCCTGGGTGTGCTGCTCTGTACCGTCGCGTCGTTCCTGACGCTGCGGCGCTATCTGCGGGTATGA
- the ftsE gene encoding cell division ATP-binding protein FtsE: MIHFENVTKAYTTQKHPALEDVSIDVGKGEFVFLVGPSGSGKSTFLRLVLKEEKPNKGRVHVAGKDLARLSNWKVPHLRRRIGCVFQDFRLLPNKNVFENVAFALEVIGKPRRFIRKVVPEVVELVGLEGKADRMPDELSGGEQQRVAIARAFVNRPQILLADEPTGNIDPATSIGIMKVLDRINRTGTTVVMATHDAAIVDSMRKRVIELEEGEVVRDQTRGVYGQAY; encoded by the coding sequence GTGATCCATTTTGAGAACGTCACCAAGGCCTATACGACCCAGAAGCACCCTGCGCTGGAGGACGTCTCCATCGACGTCGGCAAGGGCGAGTTCGTCTTCCTCGTCGGCCCCTCCGGATCGGGCAAGTCGACCTTCCTCAGGCTCGTCCTGAAGGAGGAGAAGCCCAACAAGGGCCGGGTGCACGTCGCCGGCAAGGACCTGGCGCGGCTTTCCAACTGGAAGGTTCCGCATCTGCGGCGCCGCATCGGCTGCGTCTTCCAGGACTTCCGGCTGCTGCCGAACAAGAACGTTTTCGAGAACGTGGCCTTCGCCCTTGAGGTGATCGGCAAGCCGCGGAGGTTCATCCGCAAGGTGGTGCCCGAGGTCGTCGAACTCGTCGGCCTCGAAGGCAAGGCCGACCGCATGCCCGACGAGCTGTCGGGCGGCGAGCAGCAGCGGGTCGCCATCGCGCGGGCGTTCGTGAACCGCCCGCAGATCCTGCTCGCTGACGAGCCCACGGGGAACATCGACCCCGCTACGTCGATCGGCATCATGAAGGTGCTCGACCGAATCAACAGGACCGGGACGACCGTAGTCATGGCGACCCACGACGCCGCCATCGTCGACTCGATGCGCAAGCGCGTGATCGAGCTCGAAGAGGGCGAGGTCGTGCGCGACCAGACCCGCGGCGTCTACGGACAGGCGTACTGA
- the prfB gene encoding peptide chain release factor 2 — translation MADLDPADKIKELSSTLASVEAVLDLGAKQREIEELREQSADPELWNDPGHAQQVTRRLSHLESTVNKVGTIRSRLNDVSVLFELAASEDDADTRAEADTELESLRSDIGTLEIRTLLSGPYDEREALVSINAQAGGIDAADWAQMLQRMYLRWAERHGYPVEIYDISYAEEAGVKSTTFAVKAAYAYGTLRGEHGTHRLVRISPFDNQNRRQTSFAGVDVVPVVQQSDHIEIDENELRIDVFRSSGPGGQSVNTTDSAVRITHGPTGIVVSCQNEKSQLQNRAAAMGVLQAKLLERKRREEQAEIDELRGETVSSWGTQMRNYVLHPYQAVKDVRTGAESGNTGGVLDGEIDGFIDAEIRWLRSQE, via the coding sequence GTGGCAGACCTAGACCCCGCAGACAAGATCAAGGAACTCTCCTCCACTCTGGCGAGTGTGGAAGCCGTCCTGGACCTCGGTGCCAAGCAGCGCGAGATCGAAGAGCTGCGCGAGCAGTCTGCCGACCCGGAGCTGTGGAACGATCCCGGCCACGCCCAGCAGGTCACACGCAGGCTGTCCCATCTGGAGTCCACGGTCAACAAGGTCGGCACGATCCGCAGCCGCCTGAACGACGTGAGCGTGCTCTTCGAGCTCGCCGCCTCCGAGGACGACGCCGACACCCGCGCCGAGGCCGATACCGAGCTGGAGTCGCTGCGCTCGGACATCGGTACGCTGGAGATCCGCACCCTGCTCAGCGGCCCGTACGACGAGCGCGAGGCGCTGGTCAGCATCAACGCCCAGGCCGGCGGCATCGACGCGGCGGATTGGGCCCAGATGCTGCAGCGCATGTACCTGCGCTGGGCCGAGCGGCACGGTTATCCCGTCGAGATCTACGACATCTCCTATGCCGAGGAAGCCGGCGTCAAGTCGACGACGTTCGCGGTCAAGGCCGCCTACGCCTACGGCACGCTGCGCGGCGAGCACGGCACGCACCGCTTGGTGCGCATCTCGCCGTTCGACAACCAGAACCGGCGCCAGACCTCGTTCGCGGGCGTCGACGTGGTGCCCGTGGTCCAGCAGAGCGACCACATCGAGATCGACGAGAACGAGTTGCGCATCGACGTCTTCCGGTCCTCGGGGCCCGGCGGGCAGAGCGTCAACACGACCGACTCCGCGGTGCGGATCACCCACGGGCCCACCGGGATCGTCGTCTCGTGTCAGAACGAGAAGAGCCAGCTGCAGAACCGCGCCGCGGCGATGGGGGTGCTCCAGGCGAAGCTGCTGGAGCGCAAGCGCCGCGAGGAGCAGGCCGAGATCGACGAGTTGCGCGGCGAGACCGTCAGTAGCTGGGGTACGCAGATGCGCAACTACGTGCTGCACCCCTACCAGGCGGTGAAGGACGTACGCACGGGTGCGGAGAGCGGAAACACCGGCGGTGTGCTCGACGGCGAGATCGACGGATTCATCGACGCCGAGATCCGCTGGCTGCGCAGCCAGGAGTAG
- a CDS encoding NAD-glutamate dehydrogenase: MPGQSDAVQDRLLREAVAHCSGRPPFTGDPEQTERLLRHYYRHVATEELRERAPAEICGPAALHLESAQHRPQGRAKVRVYTPARERDGWETGHSVVEIVTDDAPFLVDSVTMELGRRGIGYDLVIHPQLRVARDVAGELREIEPDPDADPDGPIPLQESWMHLEIDRCSGPTARKELAADLERVLADVHSVHEDTGRMRRQALLLADELAASADRLSRGGVDVREMTESVEFLRWVADRHLHFMGYREYALVSASVGDDAPAMPASDESASKMGLSPRPGTGLGLLRSDAPASESFAALPPEARDKAREPHVLVLTKANSRATVHRRKYLDYVGVKRFDEQGRVVGEYRFLGLYTHEAVTTSISQIPILKRKQAEILGLAGFDPESYDGKDLIEILEGFPREELLQAPVDRLYDIVLGVLRLRERRGTKLFLRRDPYGRFISCLVYMPRDRYNTDVRLQVQQVMSRAFEGATMDHSVQVGSAPFAQLYLVVRAERGTILADVDHAALEAEVVAATRSWDDDLDRALRSRFGADRAESLAQTYGAALPEGYRVDTDAAAAVDDIDRLDRLADDELAVNLYRPGGAEPGEWRLKVYRTGEPISLSRVLPLLEHMGVEVRDERPYGVTGAEAGRAWIYDFGFAPVTDAVELPAERLKTLFEDAFTALWQGRGESDGFNALVVRGGLDWRQLTILRAYAKYLRQTGSTFSPAYFSDVLVANVHIANLLVRLFESRFDPDREAGRQERTDAITEEIRGELDQVASLDQDRILRSFLAAIEATLRTTYFQAGSAAPKPYLVFKLDPRRIPDLPAPRPRYEMYVYSPRVEGVHLRFGAVARGGLRWSDRFEDFRTEVLGLVKAQSVKNSVIVPSGSKGGFVCKRLPAGGDRDATRAEVVACYQQFISGMLDVTDNRSGGRVEHPDRVVRYDGDDPYLVVAADKGTATFSDIANDIALERGFWLGDAFASGGSVGYDHKAMGITARGAWESVKHLFRELGTDVHNEDFTAVGVGDMSGDVFGNGMLLSRHIRLVAAFDHRHIFLDPVPDAERSFAERRRMFELPRSTWADYDTGVISEGGGVHPRTAKSIPVTPQVRRALGIDAGTTALTPFELMQHILSAPVDLLWNGGIGTYVKASSESDADVGDKANDPLRVNGSDLRCKVVGEGGNLGLTQAGRIEFARNGGRVNADFIDNSAGVDTSDHEVNIKIMLDREVDEGRLAKDERDALFLSMTEDVAELVLADNYAQNVVLSAARKQAGEMMHVHARYMRRLEREGRIERKLEVLPDDEDIASRRSAGHGLTGPEFATLLAHTKNVLKDEVADSDLPGDPYLRRTLVEYFPEALRRRFSDAIPEHPLGREIVANHVVNDMVNRGGTTFAFRIGEELGAAPDDIARAYLVVREVFGLRALWAEIENLDHWIGVDVQLDLLLEARKLTERGTRWLLRNRKSPFDLGAETEFFSSGVAEIVPQLPDLLLGRDRRLFSERCDRFTKADVPRELAERVASMVPAYSTFDLVSIANHTRRPLPEVARVYFDLAESLQIGSLRERIIALPRHDRWVTMARAGLRDDLYAAHAGLTREVLQSGDPGESPERLRQRWIERNRVAVERSEQTLREIRESEQYDLATISVALRSVRSLLVSSGE; the protein is encoded by the coding sequence ATGCCCGGCCAGTCTGACGCCGTCCAGGACCGATTGCTGCGCGAGGCCGTCGCGCACTGCTCCGGCCGGCCTCCGTTCACCGGCGATCCCGAGCAGACCGAACGCCTGCTGCGGCACTACTACCGGCATGTGGCCACCGAGGAGCTGCGGGAACGCGCCCCCGCCGAGATCTGCGGACCGGCGGCGCTGCATCTGGAATCCGCGCAGCACCGGCCCCAGGGACGCGCCAAGGTACGTGTCTACACTCCCGCCCGCGAGCGCGACGGCTGGGAGACCGGCCACTCGGTCGTCGAGATCGTCACCGACGACGCGCCCTTCCTCGTCGACTCGGTCACTATGGAACTGGGGCGCCGGGGGATCGGCTACGACCTGGTCATCCACCCCCAGCTGCGGGTCGCCCGGGACGTCGCCGGCGAACTCCGCGAGATCGAACCCGACCCCGATGCCGACCCCGACGGTCCGATCCCGCTCCAGGAATCCTGGATGCACCTGGAGATCGACCGCTGCAGCGGGCCGACCGCCCGCAAGGAGCTGGCCGCCGACCTCGAACGCGTGCTCGCCGACGTGCACAGCGTCCACGAGGACACCGGCCGGATGCGCCGCCAGGCGCTGCTGTTGGCCGACGAGCTCGCCGCCTCGGCCGACCGCCTTTCCCGGGGCGGCGTCGACGTGCGCGAGATGACCGAGAGCGTCGAGTTCCTGCGCTGGGTGGCCGACCGGCACCTGCACTTCATGGGGTATCGCGAGTACGCCCTGGTCAGCGCCTCCGTCGGGGACGACGCCCCGGCCATGCCCGCCTCCGACGAATCCGCCTCGAAGATGGGGCTGAGCCCGCGGCCGGGGACCGGGCTGGGGCTGCTGCGCTCCGACGCCCCGGCTTCGGAGAGCTTCGCCGCCCTGCCGCCCGAGGCCCGCGACAAGGCCCGCGAGCCCCACGTGCTGGTGCTGACCAAGGCCAACTCCCGCGCCACGGTGCATCGCCGCAAGTACCTCGACTACGTGGGCGTCAAGCGCTTCGACGAGCAGGGACGCGTCGTGGGCGAGTACCGCTTCCTGGGGCTGTACACCCACGAGGCGGTCACCACCAGCATCTCCCAGATCCCCATCCTCAAGCGCAAGCAGGCCGAGATCCTCGGTCTGGCCGGGTTCGACCCCGAGAGCTACGACGGCAAGGACCTCATCGAGATCCTGGAGGGCTTCCCGCGCGAGGAGCTGCTGCAAGCGCCCGTCGACCGGCTCTACGACATCGTGCTGGGGGTGCTGCGCCTGCGCGAGCGCCGCGGCACCAAGCTCTTCCTGCGCCGCGACCCCTACGGCCGGTTCATATCCTGCCTGGTCTACATGCCCCGCGACCGCTACAACACCGACGTGCGGCTGCAGGTGCAGCAGGTGATGAGCCGCGCCTTCGAAGGCGCGACCATGGACCACAGCGTCCAGGTCGGATCCGCGCCCTTCGCCCAGCTCTACCTGGTGGTGCGCGCCGAGCGCGGCACCATCCTCGCCGACGTCGACCACGCCGCCCTGGAGGCCGAGGTCGTCGCCGCCACCCGGTCCTGGGACGACGACCTCGACCGGGCGCTGCGGTCCCGCTTCGGCGCCGACCGCGCCGAATCGCTGGCTCAGACCTACGGCGCCGCGCTGCCGGAGGGCTACAGGGTCGATACCGACGCAGCCGCGGCCGTCGACGACATCGACCGCCTCGACCGGCTCGCCGACGACGAGCTCGCCGTCAACCTCTACCGGCCCGGAGGCGCCGAGCCCGGTGAGTGGCGACTCAAGGTCTACCGCACGGGCGAGCCGATCTCCCTGTCCCGGGTGCTGCCGCTGCTGGAGCACATGGGCGTGGAGGTCCGCGACGAGCGGCCCTACGGGGTGACCGGCGCCGAAGCCGGGCGCGCCTGGATCTACGATTTCGGATTCGCCCCCGTCACCGACGCCGTCGAGCTTCCGGCCGAGCGGCTGAAGACGCTGTTCGAGGACGCCTTCACCGCGCTGTGGCAGGGGCGCGGCGAGTCCGACGGGTTCAACGCGCTGGTGGTGCGCGGCGGGCTCGACTGGCGCCAGCTGACCATCCTGCGCGCCTACGCCAAGTACCTGCGCCAGACCGGCAGCACGTTCAGCCCTGCCTACTTCTCCGATGTGCTCGTGGCCAACGTGCACATCGCCAATCTGCTGGTGCGGTTGTTCGAGTCCCGCTTCGACCCCGACCGCGAGGCCGGGCGCCAGGAGCGCACCGACGCCATCACCGAGGAGATCCGCGGCGAGCTCGACCAGGTCGCCAGCTTGGACCAGGACCGCATCCTGCGCTCGTTCCTGGCCGCCATCGAGGCCACCCTGCGCACCACCTACTTCCAGGCCGGCTCTGCGGCGCCCAAGCCCTATCTGGTCTTCAAGCTCGACCCCCGGCGCATCCCCGATCTGCCCGCGCCGCGCCCGCGCTACGAGATGTACGTCTACTCTCCGCGCGTGGAGGGCGTGCACCTGCGCTTCGGGGCCGTGGCCCGCGGCGGGCTGCGCTGGTCGGACCGCTTCGAGGACTTCCGCACCGAGGTCCTGGGCCTGGTCAAGGCCCAGTCGGTGAAGAACTCGGTCATCGTGCCCAGCGGCTCCAAGGGCGGGTTCGTCTGCAAGCGGCTGCCCGCCGGGGGCGACCGCGACGCGACCCGGGCCGAGGTCGTGGCCTGCTACCAGCAGTTCATCAGCGGCATGCTCGACGTCACCGACAACCGTTCCGGCGGCCGTGTGGAGCACCCCGACCGCGTGGTGCGCTACGACGGAGACGACCCCTACCTGGTGGTCGCCGCCGACAAGGGCACGGCCACCTTCTCCGACATCGCCAACGACATCGCGCTGGAGCGCGGCTTCTGGCTGGGCGACGCCTTCGCCTCGGGCGGGTCGGTGGGCTATGACCACAAGGCGATGGGCATCACCGCCCGGGGCGCCTGGGAGTCGGTGAAGCACCTGTTCCGCGAACTCGGCACCGACGTCCACAACGAGGACTTCACCGCGGTCGGGGTCGGCGACATGTCCGGGGATGTGTTCGGCAACGGCATGCTGCTGTCCCGGCACATCCGGCTCGTCGCCGCGTTCGACCACCGCCACATCTTCCTCGACCCCGTCCCCGATGCCGAGCGGTCCTTCGCCGAGCGCCGGCGGATGTTCGAGCTGCCGCGCAGCACCTGGGCCGACTACGACACCGGGGTGATCTCCGAGGGCGGCGGTGTGCATCCGCGAACGGCGAAGTCGATCCCCGTCACGCCGCAGGTGCGCCGGGCGCTGGGCATCGACGCCGGAACGACCGCGCTCACCCCGTTCGAGCTGATGCAGCACATCCTCAGCGCACCGGTCGACCTGCTGTGGAACGGCGGCATCGGGACCTACGTGAAGGCCTCCTCGGAGTCCGACGCCGACGTCGGCGACAAGGCCAACGACCCTCTGCGGGTCAACGGGTCCGATCTGCGCTGCAAGGTCGTGGGCGAGGGCGGCAACCTCGGGCTCACCCAGGCCGGGCGGATCGAGTTCGCGCGCAACGGCGGCCGGGTCAACGCCGACTTCATCGACAACTCCGCCGGAGTGGACACGTCCGACCACGAGGTCAACATCAAGATCATGCTCGACCGCGAGGTCGACGAGGGCCGCCTCGCCAAGGACGAGCGCGACGCGCTGTTTCTGAGCATGACCGAGGACGTCGCCGAGCTGGTGCTGGCCGACAACTACGCGCAGAACGTGGTGCTGTCGGCCGCCCGCAAGCAGGCCGGCGAGATGATGCACGTCCACGCCCGCTACATGCGCCGGCTTGAGCGCGAAGGACGCATCGAGCGCAAGCTGGAGGTGCTGCCCGACGACGAGGACATCGCTTCGCGGCGCAGCGCCGGCCACGGCCTGACGGGTCCGGAGTTCGCGACGCTGCTGGCCCACACCAAGAACGTGCTCAAGGACGAGGTCGCCGACTCCGATCTGCCCGGCGACCCCTACCTGCGCCGGACCCTGGTGGAGTACTTCCCCGAGGCGCTGCGCCGGCGCTTCTCCGACGCCATCCCCGAGCATCCGCTCGGCCGCGAGATCGTCGCCAACCACGTCGTCAACGACATGGTCAATCGCGGCGGAACCACCTTCGCCTTCCGCATCGGCGAGGAGCTGGGAGCCGCGCCCGACGACATCGCGCGCGCCTACCTGGTGGTGCGGGAGGTGTTCGGGCTGCGCGCACTGTGGGCCGAGATCGAGAACCTGGACCACTGGATCGGCGTCGACGTCCAGCTCGACCTGCTGCTGGAGGCCCGCAAGCTCACCGAGCGCGGCACGCGGTGGCTGCTGCGCAACCGCAAGTCGCCCTTCGACCTCGGCGCGGAGACGGAGTTCTTCTCCTCCGGCGTGGCCGAGATCGTGCCGCAGCTTCCGGACCTGCTGCTGGGCCGCGACCGGCGCCTGTTCTCCGAGCGGTGCGACCGGTTCACCAAGGCCGACGTCCCCCGCGAGCTGGCCGAGCGGGTGGCGAGTATGGTCCCGGCGTATTCGACCTTCGACCTGGTCTCCATCGCCAACCACACCCGGCGCCCGCTGCCCGAGGTCGCCCGGGTGTACTTCGACCTGGCCGAGAGCCTGCAGATCGGGTCGCTGCGCGAGCGCATCATCGCGCTGCCGCGCCACGACCGGTGGGTGACCATGGCGCGGGCCGGCCTGCGCGACGACCTGTACGCGGCTCACGCCGGCCTCACCCGCGAGGTGTTGCAGAGCGGCGATCCGGGGGAGTCGCCCGAGCGGCTGCGGCAGCGCTGGATCGAGCGCAACCGGGTGGCGGTGGAGCGCTCGGAGCAGACTCTGCGCGAGATCCGCGAGTCCGAGCAGTACGACTTGGCCACGATCTCGGTCGCGCTGCGCTCCGTGCGTTCGCTGCTGGTGTCGTCCGGGGAGTGA
- a CDS encoding HAD family hydrolase codes for MVECPHALEEAAISRLVLWNIDLTLVDVSQVTRAAYAEAFERVTGVPLVYLASTGGRTDSEIFFEFLARNDVRLDAGEEPLSDFVDALGEAFARRRDQLTARGRAMPGAQEALAAVGGLEDTVQTVVTGAIMANAVAKLSAFGLDGYLDLSVGGFGSEHYPKGSLIQFTRMRAAQAHGFAFPERSTVYISDSPRDVEAALIGRATPIGVVSGSATESQLRSAGAEHVLEDLADTVRLIGAVREATSSAE; via the coding sequence GTGGTGGAATGCCCGCACGCCCTTGAGGAGGCTGCCATCAGCCGGCTGGTGTTGTGGAACATCGACCTCACGCTCGTCGACGTCTCCCAGGTGACGCGAGCCGCCTACGCCGAGGCGTTCGAGCGGGTAACCGGTGTTCCGCTGGTGTATCTGGCCTCCACCGGAGGACGCACCGACTCCGAGATCTTCTTCGAGTTCCTCGCGCGCAACGACGTGCGCCTGGACGCGGGCGAGGAGCCGCTGTCGGACTTCGTCGACGCCTTGGGCGAAGCGTTCGCCCGCCGCCGCGACCAGCTGACGGCGCGCGGGCGGGCGATGCCGGGGGCCCAGGAGGCGCTGGCCGCCGTCGGCGGGCTCGAAGACACCGTCCAGACGGTGGTCACCGGCGCGATCATGGCCAACGCCGTGGCCAAGCTGTCCGCGTTCGGCCTCGACGGCTACCTCGACCTGAGCGTCGGCGGGTTCGGGTCCGAGCACTACCCCAAGGGCAGCCTCATCCAGTTCACCCGCATGCGCGCGGCCCAGGCCCACGGGTTCGCGTTCCCCGAGCGGTCCACGGTCTACATCAGCGACTCGCCGCGCGACGTCGAGGCCGCCCTGATCGGCCGCGCCACGCCCATCGGCGTGGTCAGCGGTTCGGCCACCGAGTCCCAGCTGCGTTCCGCCGGCGCCGAACACGTGCTGGAGGACCTCGCCGACACCGTCCGGCTGATCGGCGCGGTGCGCGAGGCGACCTCCAGCGCCGAGTGA
- the pruA gene encoding L-glutamate gamma-semialdehyde dehydrogenase, which produces MDAVTDVPVPVNEPNLSYAPGRPERAELEAEIARQSAEETELAQVIGGEHSLGSGELIPALKPHGHAHVLGRMSDATPGEAERAIEAARAAAPAWRAMSFDDRAAILLRAADLLAGPYRARVNAATMLGQSKSVWQAEIDAACELIDFWRFNVSFARRLYADQPISVRGVWNRQELRPLEGFVLAITPFNFTAIAGNLPTAPALMGNVVVWKPSPTQTYSAHFVMRVLEEAGMPPGVINMVTGDGRAVSETALARPDLAGIHFTGSAGTFQHLWRTAGEHIADYRSYPRIVGETGGKDFVVAHSSADPGVLRTALIRGAFEYQGQKCSAASRAYIPRSVWSSMRDGLLDEVGALTMGDVTGDVSTFMGAVIDGRSFAKNSAALKRAADKDSITVLAGGRADDSVGYFVEPTVLECDDPEDEVFRTEYFGPILAVYVYDDSRYDRVLEQMADVAPYALTGAVVARDRAAVAEAEAALRFSAGNFYINDKPTGSIVGQQPFGGARASGTNDKAGSVFNLARWVSPRAIKETFDPPTDWRYPHMG; this is translated from the coding sequence ATGGATGCCGTGACCGACGTTCCCGTCCCCGTCAACGAGCCCAACCTGAGCTACGCGCCGGGACGTCCCGAACGGGCCGAGCTCGAAGCGGAGATCGCGCGCCAGTCGGCCGAGGAGACCGAGCTCGCACAGGTGATCGGCGGCGAGCACAGCCTCGGATCCGGCGAGCTGATCCCGGCGCTCAAGCCCCACGGCCACGCCCACGTCCTGGGCCGGATGAGCGACGCGACGCCCGGTGAGGCCGAACGGGCGATCGAGGCGGCACGTGCCGCCGCACCCGCGTGGCGCGCCATGTCCTTCGACGACCGCGCCGCCATTCTGCTGCGCGCCGCCGACCTGCTGGCCGGACCGTACCGCGCCCGAGTCAACGCCGCCACCATGCTCGGCCAGTCCAAGTCCGTCTGGCAGGCCGAGATCGACGCCGCCTGCGAGCTGATCGACTTCTGGCGGTTCAACGTCTCCTTCGCCCGCCGCCTCTACGCCGACCAGCCCATCTCGGTACGCGGCGTGTGGAACCGGCAGGAGCTGCGGCCGCTGGAGGGGTTCGTCCTGGCGATCACGCCGTTCAACTTCACCGCCATCGCCGGCAACCTCCCCACCGCGCCCGCCCTGATGGGCAACGTCGTGGTGTGGAAGCCCTCGCCCACCCAGACCTACTCCGCGCACTTCGTGATGCGCGTGCTGGAAGAGGCCGGGATGCCGCCGGGCGTGATCAACATGGTCACCGGCGACGGCCGGGCCGTGTCCGAGACCGCGCTGGCCCGGCCCGACCTCGCCGGCATCCACTTCACCGGGTCGGCGGGAACCTTCCAGCACCTGTGGCGCACCGCCGGCGAGCACATCGCCGACTACCGCTCCTACCCGCGCATCGTCGGCGAGACCGGCGGCAAGGACTTCGTCGTCGCCCACTCCTCGGCCGACCCCGGCGTGCTGCGGACCGCCCTGATCCGCGGCGCCTTCGAGTACCAGGGCCAGAAGTGCTCGGCCGCCTCGCGCGCCTACATCCCGCGCAGCGTGTGGTCGTCGATGCGCGACGGCCTGCTCGACGAGGTCGGCGCGCTCACCATGGGCGACGTCACCGGCGACGTGTCGACGTTCATGGGCGCGGTGATCGACGGCCGCTCCTTCGCCAAGAACTCCGCCGCGCTCAAGCGCGCCGCGGACAAGGACTCCATCACGGTGCTGGCGGGCGGACGCGCCGACGACAGCGTCGGCTACTTCGTCGAGCCGACGGTGCTGGAGTGCGACGATCCCGAAGACGAGGTCTTCCGCACCGAGTACTTCGGCCCGATCCTGGCCGTGTACGTCTACGACGACTCCCGCTACGACCGGGTCCTGGAGCAGATGGCCGACGTCGCGCCCTACGCGCTGACGGGGGCGGTCGTGGCCCGCGACCGTGCCGCCGTCGCCGAAGCCGAGGCCGCCCTGCGGTTCTCGGCCGGCAACTTCTACATCAACGACAAACCGACGGGGTCGATCGTGGGCCAGCAGCCCTTCGGCGGCGCCCGCGCTTCGGGCACCAACGACAAGGCCGGGTCGGTGTTCAACCTGGCCCGCTGGGTCAGCCCGCGCGCGATCAAGGAGACCTTCGACCCGCCCACGGACTGGCGCTACCCCCACATGGGGTGA